From one Oceanimonas doudoroffii genomic stretch:
- a CDS encoding TatD family hydrolase — translation MLLVDSHCHLDKLDYGKKHKSMDEAIAKAANRGVNHMLCIGVGLSSFPDMLKAVAPYPQVFASCGVHPLHQGDEQNDPALLRELASHPSVVAIGETGLDYFYAPESAELQKRSFEQHVQVAVELNKPLIIHTRSAQEDTLEILRKGCADKVGGVLHCFTESLEMAEAAMELGFYISISGIVTFRSADALREVVKALPLERLLVETDSPWLAPVPFRGEENEPAYTRTVAEFVAELKGVPYEDVARQTTANFFELFKLAKPVK, via the coding sequence ATTTTGCTGGTTGATTCCCATTGCCACCTCGACAAACTTGATTACGGCAAGAAACACAAATCCATGGACGAGGCCATTGCCAAGGCCGCCAACCGCGGCGTGAACCACATGCTGTGCATTGGCGTGGGGCTGTCGTCCTTTCCCGACATGCTGAAGGCCGTTGCGCCTTACCCTCAGGTGTTTGCGTCTTGCGGCGTGCATCCGCTGCACCAGGGCGACGAGCAAAACGATCCGGCGTTGCTGCGGGAGCTGGCATCGCACCCGTCCGTGGTGGCCATTGGTGAAACCGGGCTGGACTACTTCTACGCCCCGGAAAGCGCCGAGCTGCAAAAGCGCTCCTTTGAGCAACATGTGCAGGTGGCGGTAGAGCTGAACAAGCCGTTGATCATTCACACCCGTAGTGCCCAGGAAGACACCCTGGAGATTTTGCGCAAGGGTTGCGCCGACAAGGTGGGCGGTGTGCTGCACTGCTTTACCGAATCCCTGGAGATGGCCGAGGCCGCCATGGAGCTGGGCTTTTACATTTCCATCTCCGGCATTGTGACCTTTCGCAGCGCCGACGCCCTGCGGGAAGTGGTCAAGGCCCTGCCGCTGGAGCGTCTGCTGGTGGAAACCGACTCTCCCTGGCTGGCCCCGGTGCCGTTTCGTGGCGAAGAAAACGAGCCCGCCTACACCCGCACCGTGGCCGAATTTGTGGCCGAGCTCAAGGGCGTGCCCTATGAAGACGTAGCCCGGCAAACCACCGCCAACTTCTTTGAGCTGTTTAAACTGGCAAAGCCGGTGAAGTGA
- the mltG gene encoding endolytic transglycosylase MltG — protein sequence MSKLIKGLKAAVLAATLAGVGLAGYGYHQWQRLESLTITPGEHPLFVVHRGETALQLTGRLSPELPLLHRRLWLKLHPELAAVRQGTYKLDEDTSLREALTKFVNGDVYRLNVTLVEGLRLSDWQARLAGAEYLEQTLEGVSEAELAERLGAKRDKLEGLFLPETYNYTPGDSDLDVLERAYGHMQDFLTEAWENREPNLPIDTPYEALILASIIEKETGVADERPMIASVFVNRLRRGMRLQTDPTVIYGMGEDYDGNIRKRDLQTHTPYNTYVISGLPPTPIAMPSKEAIRAALNPAESKYYYFVAMGEDGRHYFSKTLREHNNAVRRYILNR from the coding sequence ATGAGCAAATTGATTAAAGGGCTGAAGGCCGCCGTGCTGGCGGCCACCCTGGCGGGTGTTGGGCTGGCCGGATATGGCTACCACCAGTGGCAACGGCTGGAAAGCCTGACCATCACGCCGGGGGAGCACCCGCTGTTTGTGGTGCACCGCGGCGAAACCGCGCTGCAACTGACCGGCCGGCTCAGCCCGGAGCTGCCCCTGCTGCACCGCCGGCTGTGGCTGAAGCTGCACCCGGAGCTGGCGGCGGTGCGCCAGGGTACCTACAAGCTGGATGAAGACACCAGCCTGCGTGAGGCGCTGACCAAATTCGTCAACGGCGACGTTTATCGCCTGAACGTGACCCTGGTGGAAGGCCTGCGTCTGTCCGACTGGCAGGCCCGTCTCGCCGGGGCGGAATATCTGGAGCAGACCCTTGAGGGCGTGAGCGAGGCGGAGCTGGCCGAACGGCTGGGCGCCAAGCGCGACAAGCTCGAAGGCCTGTTCCTGCCCGAAACCTACAACTACACCCCCGGCGACAGCGACCTGGACGTGCTTGAGCGCGCCTATGGCCATATGCAGGACTTTCTGACCGAGGCCTGGGAAAACCGCGAGCCCAATCTGCCCATCGACACGCCCTATGAGGCGCTGATCCTGGCCTCCATCATTGAAAAGGAAACCGGTGTGGCCGACGAGCGGCCCATGATCGCCTCTGTGTTTGTCAACCGGTTGCGCCGGGGCATGCGGCTGCAGACCGATCCCACGGTGATTTACGGCATGGGGGAGGACTATGACGGCAATATTCGCAAACGCGATCTGCAGACCCACACGCCCTACAACACCTATGTGATCAGCGGCCTGCCGCCCACGCCCATTGCCATGCCCAGCAAGGAGGCGATTCGTGCGGCGCTGAACCCGGCCGAGAGCAAATATTACTATTTTGTGGCCATGGGCGAAGACGGCCGCCATTACTTTTCCAAAACGCTGCGCGAGCACAACAACGCGGTGCGTCGCTACATATTGAACAGGTAA
- the pabC gene encoding aminodeoxychorismate lyase → MHYIHHSQEPALARGWQLGDGHFTTMHARRGRVRLWSLHKARLVEACRRLHMAEPDWAAIDAELAALPDEGDRVVRLTLLRGPGGRGYGIAGCGATTVALNVSPFPAHYVTWREQGIALGLCEGRLGSSPLLAGLKTINRLEQVLLKAELDAQGLAEGVVLNEAGRVMEAVTANLFWRRGDDIYTPELAIGGVHGTLRRWVMTELGERVQQTSAPLAALQQADEVWLTNALMGLVPARSVAGHDLGGDFSMTRALQQRYEQID, encoded by the coding sequence ATGCACTACATTCATCATTCACAGGAGCCGGCGCTGGCCCGGGGCTGGCAGCTCGGCGACGGCCACTTCACCACCATGCATGCGCGGCGGGGCCGCGTGCGCTTGTGGTCGCTGCACAAGGCGCGGCTGGTGGAGGCCTGCCGCCGACTGCACATGGCCGAGCCCGACTGGGCCGCCATTGACGCCGAGCTGGCGGCGCTGCCGGACGAGGGCGATCGCGTGGTGCGCCTGACCCTGTTGCGCGGACCCGGCGGCCGGGGTTACGGTATTGCCGGCTGCGGCGCCACCACGGTGGCTCTGAATGTGTCGCCCTTTCCCGCCCACTATGTCACCTGGCGCGAGCAGGGCATTGCCCTCGGCCTGTGTGAGGGACGCCTGGGCAGCTCACCACTGCTGGCGGGGCTGAAAACCATCAACCGGCTGGAGCAGGTGCTGCTCAAGGCCGAGCTTGACGCCCAAGGGCTGGCCGAGGGGGTGGTACTGAACGAGGCGGGCAGGGTGATGGAGGCGGTGACCGCCAACCTGTTCTGGCGCCGAGGCGACGATATTTATACCCCAGAGCTGGCCATTGGCGGTGTGCACGGCACCCTGCGCCGCTGGGTGATGACCGAGCTGGGCGAACGGGTACAGCAGACAAGTGCGCCCCTTGCGGCGCTGCAACAGGCCGACGAAGTGTGGCTGACCAATGCCCTGATGGGCCTGGTGCCGGCACGCTCGGTGGCCGGGCACGACCTTGGCGGCGACTTTTCCATGACGAGAGCACTGCAACAACGATATGAGCAAATTGATTAA
- the tmk gene encoding dTMP kinase, whose translation MSRFIVIEGLEGAGKSTVQRHVVSWLEARGHTVMTTREPGGTPLAEKMRALVKEVHDEPLTMEAELLLMYAARVQLVKNRIQPALADGIWVVGDRHDLSSQAYQGGGRGIDAGLITQIKQAVLGEFKPDLTLYLDIDPAQGLTRARSRGELDRIELENLDFFERTRARYLELAKADSNCALIDASGNEQEVKDRVLACLEQRLCTTG comes from the coding sequence ATGAGCCGTTTTATTGTGATTGAAGGCCTGGAAGGCGCCGGCAAAAGCACGGTGCAGCGCCACGTGGTGAGCTGGCTCGAGGCGCGCGGCCATACCGTGATGACCACCCGTGAGCCGGGCGGCACGCCGCTGGCGGAAAAAATGCGCGCCCTGGTGAAGGAAGTGCATGACGAGCCGCTGACCATGGAAGCCGAATTGCTGCTGATGTATGCCGCCCGGGTGCAGCTGGTGAAAAACCGCATTCAGCCGGCGCTGGCGGACGGCATCTGGGTGGTGGGAGACCGGCACGATTTGTCTTCTCAGGCTTATCAGGGGGGCGGCCGGGGCATTGATGCCGGCCTGATTACCCAGATCAAGCAGGCGGTGCTGGGGGAGTTTAAACCGGATCTTACCCTGTATCTCGACATCGACCCCGCCCAGGGGCTGACCCGGGCCCGCAGCCGGGGCGAGCTGGACCGTATTGAGTTGGAAAACCTCGACTTTTTCGAGCGCACCCGCGCCCGTTACCTCGAACTGGCCAAGGCCGATTCCAACTGCGCGTTGATTGACGCTTCCGGCAATGAGCAGGAAGTGAAAGACCGCGTGCTGGCCTGCCTGGAGCAGCGACTGTGCACCACTGGCTGA
- the holB gene encoding DNA polymerase III subunit delta', whose amino-acid sequence MHHWLIPVWQPLLQGVRERRLGHALLIKGMAGLGKRELAGKLATALLCQHTNNAPCGMCHACELTAAGSHSDLHVVGREGRSIGIDAIRELGRIMSESARLGHGKVAIIERAELMTEAAANALLKTLEEPAGQATLILVSSQPERLLPTLTSRCQQWLVPLPDTHSALSWLNEQGVTATPAALSVNQGSPLQTLEYLQAGADDKRLTLLGELVSLGEAPAGLPQVQARLLEQPVHLVWVQLLLQDALQTALAVNAPLKLDDCREQSVRLARLGPIALHELGSELLELRRRLQPGQGRPMNAGLQLGQWLRRLQQALTHS is encoded by the coding sequence GTGCACCACTGGCTGATCCCGGTGTGGCAGCCGCTGCTGCAGGGCGTGCGCGAACGCCGGCTTGGCCATGCGCTGCTCATCAAGGGCATGGCCGGGCTGGGCAAGCGCGAGCTGGCCGGCAAACTGGCTACCGCCTTGTTATGCCAACATACAAATAATGCCCCTTGCGGCATGTGCCACGCCTGTGAGCTGACCGCCGCCGGCAGCCATTCCGATCTGCATGTAGTGGGTCGGGAAGGGCGCAGCATTGGCATTGACGCCATTCGCGAACTCGGCCGCATCATGAGCGAAAGCGCCCGCCTGGGCCATGGCAAGGTCGCCATTATCGAGCGGGCCGAGCTGATGACCGAGGCCGCCGCCAATGCCCTGCTGAAAACCCTGGAAGAGCCGGCGGGGCAGGCCACGCTGATTCTGGTGTCGTCGCAGCCCGAGCGGTTGCTGCCGACGCTGACCAGCCGCTGCCAACAGTGGCTGGTGCCGCTGCCCGACACGCACTCCGCCCTTTCCTGGCTTAATGAGCAGGGAGTAACCGCCACCCCGGCGGCGCTGAGCGTGAACCAGGGCTCGCCGCTGCAAACCCTGGAATACCTGCAGGCCGGTGCCGACGACAAGCGCCTGACCCTGCTGGGTGAGCTGGTAAGCTTGGGCGAAGCGCCTGCCGGCTTGCCTCAAGTGCAGGCCCGCCTGCTGGAGCAGCCGGTGCACCTGGTGTGGGTGCAGTTGTTGCTGCAGGATGCCCTGCAAACCGCCCTGGCGGTAAACGCGCCGCTCAAGCTGGATGATTGCCGCGAGCAAAGTGTACGCTTGGCGCGGCTGGGGCCGATTGCACTGCATGAGCTCGGCAGTGAATTGCTGGAGCTGCGCCGGCGGTTGCAGCCGGGGCAGGGCAGGCCGATGAATGCCGGGCTGCAACTGGGCCAGTGGCTGCGTCGCCTGCAGCAGGCCTTAACCCATTCCTGA